One stretch of Amycolatopsis tolypomycina DNA includes these proteins:
- a CDS encoding SCO6745 family protein, with protein sequence MKMTHVARRMYDLVEPIGLVPYFADESDEALLALGLRNVWDAYFAGRAAPFGRSVPAEVVHAVFYNFAPGEVARHLPRVWELTTPEAALAARERGCVAGMRRILGDRADDPAIARAGDLLLKAATSAPVEGRPLFAALRAVPVPAEPVARLWHAATLLREHRGDGHTAALLTEGIGGTEAHVLHALSIDLPAEKFGRVWHLPAAQLQAVVDGMRTRGLIGPDSRLTPDGRAAKDRVEALTDRLAEPPYTALTPTELDHLIADLTPISAAFRTTFPM encoded by the coding sequence ATGAAGATGACGCACGTCGCCCGCCGCATGTACGACCTGGTCGAGCCGATCGGCCTGGTGCCCTACTTCGCCGACGAGTCCGACGAGGCGCTGCTGGCGCTGGGCCTGCGCAACGTGTGGGACGCCTACTTCGCCGGCCGGGCCGCGCCCTTCGGCCGTTCGGTTCCGGCGGAGGTGGTCCACGCGGTCTTCTACAACTTCGCCCCCGGCGAGGTGGCCCGCCACCTCCCCCGGGTCTGGGAGCTGACGACGCCCGAGGCGGCGCTGGCCGCCCGTGAACGCGGCTGCGTCGCGGGCATGCGGCGGATCCTCGGCGACCGGGCCGACGACCCGGCGATCGCCCGCGCCGGTGACCTCCTGCTGAAGGCGGCGACCAGCGCCCCGGTCGAGGGGCGCCCGCTCTTTGCGGCGTTGCGCGCGGTCCCGGTGCCGGCCGAGCCGGTGGCCCGGCTGTGGCACGCGGCGACCCTGCTGCGCGAGCACCGCGGCGACGGCCACACCGCCGCGCTGCTGACCGAGGGCATCGGCGGGACGGAGGCCCACGTGCTGCACGCCCTGTCCATCGACCTGCCCGCGGAGAAGTTCGGCCGGGTCTGGCACCTCCCGGCCGCCCAGCTGCAAGCGGTCGTCGACGGCATGCGCACCCGCGGCCTCATCGGCCCCGACAGCCGGCTCACGCCCGACGGCCGGGCCGCGAAGGACCGCGTCGAGGCCCTGACCGACCGCCTCGCCGAGCCGCCCTACACGGCCCTCACCCCCACCGAGCTGGACCACCTCATCGCCGACCTCACCCCGATCTCGGCCGCCTTCCGCACGACCTTCCCGATGTAA
- a CDS encoding TetR/AcrR family transcriptional regulator translates to MPTSSSGTGQRPRSRAAAGLPALTADCIVSAATALTAQRGLDNWTLRELARAVEAYPAVIYHHVGDRDAVVNAVVDRVVGLLQLPDERLPWQDWFTELLAGLRAVLRTYPGCARRLALFGPSVKAATRTIDAGIGVLLAAGFGRESVLAYNLLLMTACQFVAMEDDRDGALALRIDNTEEYATYRERPDLPGMAELGAAMHDLMGDPELASGYYAQLYDYAVRRCLDGLAHRLAELRESDTAG, encoded by the coding sequence ATGCCGACCTCATCCTCGGGCACGGGACAGCGCCCCCGGTCGCGGGCCGCGGCGGGGCTGCCGGCGCTGACGGCCGACTGCATCGTCAGCGCGGCGACGGCCCTCACCGCCCAGCGCGGCCTGGACAACTGGACGCTGCGGGAGCTCGCCCGCGCGGTCGAAGCCTATCCGGCGGTGATCTACCACCACGTCGGCGACCGGGACGCGGTGGTGAACGCCGTCGTCGACCGGGTGGTCGGGTTGCTCCAGCTGCCGGACGAGCGGCTGCCGTGGCAGGACTGGTTCACCGAGCTGCTGGCCGGCCTGCGCGCGGTGCTGCGGACGTACCCGGGCTGCGCGCGGCGGCTGGCGCTGTTCGGCCCGTCGGTCAAGGCGGCCACGCGCACCATCGACGCGGGCATCGGCGTGCTGCTGGCCGCCGGCTTCGGCCGCGAGAGCGTGCTGGCCTACAACCTGCTCCTGATGACGGCGTGCCAGTTCGTCGCGATGGAGGACGACCGCGACGGCGCGCTCGCCCTGCGGATCGACAACACCGAGGAGTACGCGACCTACCGCGAGCGGCCCGACCTGCCCGGGATGGCCGAGCTGGGCGCGGCGATGCACGACCTGATGGGTGACCCGGAACTCGCCTCCGGCTATTACGCGCAGCTCTACGACTACGCGGTCCGGCGGTGCCTGGACGGCCTCGCGCACCGCCTGGCCGAACTTCGCGAATCGGACACTGCTGGTTGA
- a CDS encoding LLM class F420-dependent oxidoreductase has product MRLSVSLGLWQDRPPEEALETARAAEAEGYPELWIGEMATWDAFALGTAIGAAASRLSLTFGPLAVTVRDPATIAMGVASVAALTGRATGVALGTSSDVVVRGWHGRSRERAATALAESAVAVRQLLSGEKSTVDGSVVGSQGYRLRLPAPKSPVTIAAFEPRALAVAARHADRMVVNLVSPAAAATLVRGLREAAAARGTTPPPVAAWVVAAADPGPAELAQLRRGVVGYLAAPGYADMFRAEGFGDLIDFALTRPHPRELLAAVPAEAIAAVGLVGSRAEIAAKIGSYAAAGVDELAIVPATSDDDPGGAKTLAACRSAAVPFDA; this is encoded by the coding sequence ATGAGGCTGTCGGTGTCGCTGGGGCTCTGGCAGGACCGGCCGCCGGAGGAAGCGCTGGAGACGGCCCGCGCGGCCGAGGCCGAGGGCTACCCCGAACTGTGGATCGGCGAGATGGCGACGTGGGACGCCTTCGCCCTCGGCACCGCGATCGGCGCGGCGGCTTCGCGTCTTTCCCTCACCTTCGGCCCGCTGGCGGTGACCGTGCGGGACCCGGCCACGATCGCCATGGGCGTCGCCTCCGTGGCCGCGTTGACGGGCCGGGCGACCGGGGTGGCCTTGGGGACGTCCAGCGACGTCGTCGTGCGCGGCTGGCACGGCCGGTCGCGCGAGCGGGCGGCGACCGCGCTGGCCGAGTCGGCGGTGGCGGTGCGGCAGCTGCTGAGCGGCGAGAAGTCCACTGTGGACGGCTCCGTCGTCGGCTCGCAGGGGTACCGGCTGCGGCTCCCCGCGCCGAAGTCGCCCGTGACGATCGCCGCGTTCGAGCCGCGCGCGCTCGCCGTCGCGGCTCGGCACGCCGACCGGATGGTGGTCAACCTGGTCAGTCCCGCGGCCGCGGCGACGCTGGTGCGCGGCCTGCGGGAAGCCGCTGCGGCCAGGGGCACCACCCCGCCGCCGGTGGCCGCGTGGGTGGTCGCGGCGGCCGACCCGGGCCCGGCCGAGCTGGCGCAGCTCCGCCGGGGAGTGGTCGGCTACCTCGCGGCGCCGGGCTACGCGGACATGTTCCGCGCGGAAGGCTTCGGCGACCTGATCGACTTCGCGCTCACCCGGCCGCACCCGCGTGAGCTCCTGGCCGCGGTGCCCGCCGAGGCGATCGCCGCGGTGGGGCTGGTCGGGTCCCGCGCCGAGATCGCGGCGAAGATCGGCTCGTACGCGGCCGCGGGCGTCGATGAGCTGGCGATCGTGCCCGCGACCAGCGACGACGATCCCGGGGGCGCGAAAACTCTCGCCGCGTGTCGATCCGCGGCCGTCCCGTTCGACGCGTAA
- a CDS encoding SGNH/GDSL hydrolase family protein — protein MRTTAFIAIMVTALTGAAAGPAAAATPGEYVALGDSAAAGPLIPPPDLSSPGCLRSLLDYPHVAAKQLGVPLKDVTCSGATTADMTAPQQTSSGPVPPQLDALSAQTRTVTLTIGGNDVGLVGAATSCINLLPGIVPDCVDRYTAGGHDQLAEKIAAFEPVWGALLDAIHAKAPNADVYVAGYGTYLPRNGCWPIAPLTPRDANYIQGSIDRTNAALARQAAAHDAHYVDVRTASIGHDVCKLPGVKWFESVIPTAIAAPLHPNADGMVAIGGLVASAISG, from the coding sequence GTGAGGACGACGGCGTTCATCGCGATCATGGTCACCGCGCTGACGGGCGCGGCAGCGGGCCCGGCAGCGGCGGCCACCCCCGGCGAGTACGTGGCACTGGGCGATTCGGCGGCAGCCGGGCCGCTGATCCCGCCGCCGGACCTCTCCTCCCCCGGCTGCCTCCGGTCGCTGCTCGACTACCCGCACGTCGCCGCCAAGCAGCTCGGCGTGCCGCTGAAGGACGTCACGTGCTCCGGCGCGACGACCGCGGACATGACCGCCCCGCAGCAGACGTCGTCCGGGCCGGTGCCGCCGCAGCTGGACGCCTTGAGCGCGCAGACCCGCACGGTGACCCTGACGATCGGCGGCAACGACGTCGGCCTGGTCGGCGCCGCGACGAGCTGCATCAACCTGCTCCCCGGCATCGTTCCCGATTGCGTCGACCGGTACACCGCGGGCGGCCACGACCAGCTGGCCGAGAAGATCGCCGCGTTCGAGCCGGTGTGGGGCGCGCTGCTGGACGCGATCCACGCGAAGGCGCCGAACGCGGACGTCTACGTGGCCGGTTATGGCACGTACCTGCCGCGCAACGGCTGCTGGCCGATCGCGCCACTGACCCCGCGCGACGCGAACTACATCCAGGGCAGCATCGACCGGACCAACGCCGCGCTCGCCCGGCAGGCCGCCGCGCACGACGCGCACTACGTCGACGTCCGGACCGCTTCGATCGGGCACGACGTCTGCAAGCTGCCCGGCGTGAAGTGGTTCGAGAGCGTGATCCCGACGGCGATCGCGGCACCGCTGCACCCCAACGCCGACGGCATGGTCGCGATCGGCGGGCTGGTCGCCTCGGCGATCAGCGGCTGA
- a CDS encoding PucR family transcriptional regulator — protein MTEHKHGGDLTLGGQRVHERLTQEEPELIARVLTRIQAEVADYRRLPVEELAGDIAGITRQAVRAFARSLREDRELNAAELRQVGASAVRRAEEGFPLEAVLTAYHVGAREIFAVGSASSGSADVADLLDVADRVLAFVGTVTGAVTRGYLEELRTKVGQEHTARRTLLSVLVDGGPVDVVARSAGITLPARYVVLSVELGPHADEASPGVDAEIAVRRKLRRFLAAFEHACGDGVLASLDGCGGLVLLPAAGRPADWDAVLDAAGRAAGVTVLAAADTAAPPEVRAVAAQTGEVLDVLRWFGRPPGLYRLDDVLVEYQLTRPGAARDRLAAALDPLAAHPELVETLDAYLALDTNRRRTAAQLHVHPNTVDYRLRRIRDLTGMDPLHPSGLPRIIAASAARRAAH, from the coding sequence GTGACGGAGCACAAGCACGGCGGCGACCTCACCCTCGGCGGGCAGCGCGTGCACGAGCGGCTCACGCAGGAGGAACCGGAGCTGATCGCCCGGGTGCTCACGCGCATCCAGGCCGAGGTCGCCGACTACCGGCGGCTGCCGGTGGAGGAGCTGGCCGGCGACATCGCGGGCATCACCCGGCAGGCGGTGCGGGCGTTCGCGCGCAGCCTGCGCGAGGACCGGGAGCTCAACGCGGCCGAGCTCCGGCAGGTCGGCGCGTCCGCGGTCCGGCGGGCGGAGGAGGGCTTCCCACTGGAAGCCGTGCTGACGGCGTACCACGTCGGCGCGCGGGAGATCTTCGCCGTCGGCTCGGCGTCTTCGGGCAGTGCGGACGTCGCCGATCTGCTCGACGTCGCGGACCGGGTGCTGGCGTTCGTCGGCACGGTCACCGGCGCGGTGACGCGCGGATACCTGGAGGAGCTGCGGACGAAGGTCGGGCAGGAGCACACCGCGCGCCGGACGCTGCTGTCGGTGCTCGTCGACGGCGGCCCGGTCGACGTCGTCGCCCGCAGCGCCGGGATCACGCTGCCCGCGCGGTACGTCGTGCTGAGCGTCGAACTCGGGCCGCACGCCGACGAGGCGTCACCGGGGGTGGACGCCGAGATCGCGGTCCGCCGCAAGCTGCGGCGGTTCCTGGCGGCGTTCGAGCACGCGTGCGGCGACGGCGTGCTGGCCTCTCTGGACGGCTGCGGCGGGCTCGTCCTCCTCCCGGCGGCGGGCCGGCCCGCGGACTGGGACGCGGTGCTCGACGCGGCCGGCCGCGCGGCGGGCGTGACGGTGCTGGCGGCGGCGGACACGGCCGCCCCACCGGAGGTCCGGGCGGTGGCCGCGCAGACCGGCGAGGTCCTGGACGTGCTGCGCTGGTTCGGCCGCCCACCGGGGCTGTACCGCCTCGACGACGTCCTGGTCGAGTACCAGCTGACCCGCCCGGGCGCGGCCCGAGACCGCCTCGCGGCGGCGCTCGACCCCCTGGCCGCACACCCGGAGCTGGTCGAGACCCTCGACGCCTACCTCGCGCTGGACACGAACCGCCGCCGCACGGCGGCCCAGCTCCACGTCCACCCCAACACGGTCGACTACCGCCTCCGCCGCATCCGCGACCTCACCGGCATGGACCCCCTCCACCCCTCCGGCCTCCCCCGCATCATCGCAGCATCAGCAGCCCGCCGCGCCGCCCACTGA
- a CDS encoding carbon-nitrogen hydrolase family protein, giving the protein MRVAVHQGPLDGLPAVDADLVVTAEMITTGYHIGARTHELAEPADGPTAARMSAWARQTGTAIVYGYPETDGGHVYNSVQLIDATGTRLANYRKTHLFGDLDKAWFTPGDDPVVQADLGGLRVGLLICYDVEFPELVRAHALAGTELLVVPTALMSPYELVADTLVPARAYESQLFVAYANRCDTERELTYCGRSCVVAPTGEVLARAGAGPEVIAADVTRDALIASRLENTHLADRRPDLYRGTTA; this is encoded by the coding sequence ATGAGGGTCGCCGTCCACCAGGGTCCGCTCGACGGCCTGCCCGCGGTCGACGCCGACCTCGTCGTCACCGCGGAGATGATCACCACCGGCTACCACATCGGCGCGCGCACGCACGAGCTCGCCGAACCCGCCGACGGCCCCACCGCGGCCCGGATGTCCGCGTGGGCGCGGCAAACCGGCACGGCGATCGTGTACGGCTACCCGGAAACCGACGGCGGGCACGTCTACAACAGCGTCCAGCTGATCGACGCGACCGGAACCCGGCTGGCCAACTACCGCAAGACGCACCTGTTCGGCGACCTCGACAAGGCCTGGTTCACCCCCGGCGACGACCCCGTCGTCCAGGCCGACCTCGGCGGCCTCCGGGTCGGCCTGCTCATCTGCTACGACGTCGAGTTCCCGGAGCTGGTCCGCGCGCACGCGCTCGCCGGCACCGAGCTCTTGGTCGTGCCGACCGCGCTGATGAGCCCGTACGAGCTGGTCGCCGACACGCTCGTGCCCGCGCGAGCCTACGAAAGCCAGCTGTTCGTCGCCTACGCGAACCGCTGCGACACCGAGCGGGAGCTGACCTACTGCGGGCGCTCCTGCGTCGTGGCCCCGACCGGCGAGGTGCTGGCCCGCGCCGGCGCCGGGCCGGAGGTGATCGCCGCCGACGTCACCCGGGACGCCCTGATCGCGTCCCGCCTGGAGAACACCCACCTGGCCGACCGACGGCCCGACCTGTACCGAGGAACCACCGCATGA
- a CDS encoding TetR/AcrR family transcriptional regulator, giving the protein MNTEPAPRWRRLEPDERKEQIYTCAARLFGERPYSAVSTSDIAAAAGVARGLINHYFGTKRELYLEIIRRALTVPRLAVEILPDGPLELRADVAIEWFLDMVTSQERMWLAAIAPEGIGRDLEVERILEEADRESADRVLEAVGLSRESDHGPELNALVRAFGGMVKSAGREWLVRRSLTREQVHLLLSKSLVTLVGEIFPAIQAQPPRGGPPSPRQGEPG; this is encoded by the coding sequence ATGAACACCGAGCCGGCGCCGAGATGGCGAAGACTGGAACCGGACGAACGGAAGGAACAGATCTACACCTGTGCGGCGCGCCTGTTCGGTGAGCGCCCGTATTCCGCAGTGTCCACATCGGACATCGCCGCGGCGGCCGGCGTCGCGCGGGGACTGATCAACCACTACTTCGGCACCAAGCGCGAGCTGTACCTGGAGATCATCCGGCGCGCGCTGACCGTGCCGCGGCTGGCCGTCGAAATCCTCCCCGACGGGCCGCTCGAACTGCGCGCCGACGTCGCCATCGAGTGGTTCCTCGACATGGTCACCAGCCAGGAGCGGATGTGGCTGGCCGCGATCGCGCCCGAAGGCATCGGCCGCGACCTCGAAGTGGAGCGCATCCTCGAAGAAGCCGACCGCGAATCCGCCGACCGCGTGCTGGAGGCCGTCGGGCTGTCGCGGGAAAGCGACCACGGGCCGGAGCTCAACGCGCTCGTGCGCGCGTTCGGCGGGATGGTGAAGTCAGCGGGCCGGGAGTGGCTCGTGCGCCGGTCGCTGACGCGCGAACAGGTGCACCTGCTGCTGTCGAAGTCGCTGGTCACGCTGGTCGGCGAGATCTTCCCGGCCATCCAGGCGCAGCCGCCGCGCGGCGGGCCGCCGTCACCGCGGCAGGGCGAACCCGGGTAG
- a CDS encoding alpha/beta fold hydrolase has protein sequence MARAQANGLELEYDTFGDPAAPPLVLVMGLGAQMITWEDGFCELLAGHGFFVVRYDNRDVGLSTWLDHLPAPDLAALAAGDLSSAPYTLSDMADDAVGLFDALGIARAHVVGASMGGMIVQQLAIDHPDRLLSLTSIMSTTGDPAVGQAEPWALALLTRPPATTREQALADSVEGYRRLGSPGYPDDEAFLLAKAAVHYDRARHPVGTLRHAAAVVASGDRTAGLRSVRLPALVVHGDADPLINVSGGKATAEAIPDAELVVIPGMGHNLPRAVWPTLADAIQGVTDRSK, from the coding sequence ATGGCACGCGCACAGGCCAACGGTCTCGAGCTCGAGTACGACACTTTCGGCGATCCGGCGGCCCCGCCGCTGGTCCTGGTGATGGGCCTCGGCGCCCAGATGATCACCTGGGAGGACGGCTTCTGCGAGTTGCTCGCGGGCCACGGGTTTTTCGTGGTGCGTTACGACAACCGGGACGTCGGGCTCTCGACGTGGCTCGACCACCTGCCCGCGCCGGACCTCGCCGCGCTGGCCGCCGGCGACCTGTCGAGCGCGCCGTACACGCTGTCGGACATGGCCGACGACGCCGTCGGGCTGTTCGACGCGCTCGGGATCGCGCGGGCCCACGTCGTGGGGGCGTCGATGGGCGGGATGATCGTGCAGCAGCTGGCCATCGACCACCCGGACCGGCTGCTGTCGCTGACGTCGATCATGTCGACCACCGGCGACCCGGCGGTCGGGCAGGCCGAGCCGTGGGCGCTGGCGCTGCTGACCCGGCCACCGGCGACGACCCGCGAGCAGGCGCTGGCCGACAGCGTCGAGGGCTACCGGCGGCTCGGCTCCCCGGGTTATCCGGACGACGAGGCGTTCCTGCTGGCCAAGGCGGCGGTGCACTACGACCGCGCCCGCCACCCGGTGGGCACCCTGCGCCACGCGGCGGCGGTGGTGGCGTCCGGCGACCGCACGGCTGGTCTGCGCTCGGTCCGCCTGCCGGCGTTGGTCGTCCACGGCGACGCGGACCCGCTGATCAACGTCAGCGGCGGCAAGGCGACGGCGGAGGCGATCCCGGACGCGGAACTGGTCGTGATCCCGGGCATGGGCCACAACCTGCCGCGCGCGGTCTGGCCGACGCTCGCGGACGCGATCCAGGGCGTGACGGACCGGAGTAAATAG
- a CDS encoding flavin monoamine oxidase family protein, with amino-acid sequence MTSAVPTALHHDEPAGRPITMFGPDFPFAYDDYLAHPAGLGSLPAERHGTEVAVIGGGLSGIVTAYELMKLGLRPVVYEIADLGGRLRTVRFPGCPDDVVAEMGAMRFPPASTALFHYIDKVGLETTPFPNPLAPGTPSTVVDLKGQSHYARTPEDLPAVFREVAAAWDRTLAEHASFAEMQTAIRDRDAKTIKRLWNDLVPRLDNQTFYGFLCDSPAFASFRHREIFGQVGFGTGGWDTDFPNSILEILRVVYTGADDEHRSIVGGSRQLPLRLWEHAPADIAFWPSGTSLSTLHGGRPQPGVARLHRTAPGNVTVTDTDGHIRTFPAAVFTAQSWMLLSKIECDEALFPIDHWTAIERTHYMASSKVFVPVDRPFWLDRDPVTGRDALSMTLTDRMPRGTYLLGDDPAKPAVICLSYTWADDSLKWLPLSVGERVEVMLQSLREIYPGVDVRRHIIGDPVTVSWEAEPHFMGAFKANLPGHYRYQQRLFTHFVQDELPPAYRGLFLAGDDISWTAGWAEGAVQTALNAVWGVLHHFGGSTDPANPGPGDGFADIAPITLPD; translated from the coding sequence ATGACCTCCGCCGTTCCCACCGCGCTCCACCACGACGAGCCGGCGGGCCGCCCGATCACGATGTTCGGCCCGGACTTCCCGTTCGCCTACGACGACTACCTGGCCCACCCGGCCGGCCTGGGCTCGCTGCCCGCCGAACGGCACGGCACCGAGGTCGCCGTGATCGGCGGCGGCCTCTCCGGCATCGTCACCGCGTACGAGCTGATGAAACTGGGCCTGCGGCCGGTGGTGTACGAGATCGCCGACCTCGGCGGCCGGCTGCGGACCGTGCGGTTCCCCGGCTGCCCGGACGACGTCGTCGCCGAGATGGGCGCGATGCGCTTCCCGCCCGCGTCGACCGCGCTGTTCCACTACATCGACAAGGTGGGGCTGGAGACCACGCCGTTCCCGAACCCCCTGGCCCCGGGCACGCCGAGCACGGTCGTGGACCTCAAGGGACAGAGCCACTACGCACGCACGCCGGAAGACCTGCCCGCCGTCTTCCGCGAGGTCGCCGCGGCCTGGGACCGGACGCTCGCCGAGCACGCCTCCTTCGCGGAGATGCAGACGGCGATCCGCGACCGCGACGCGAAGACGATCAAGCGGCTGTGGAACGACCTCGTCCCGCGGCTGGACAACCAGACGTTCTACGGCTTCCTCTGCGACTCCCCCGCGTTCGCCTCCTTCCGCCACCGCGAGATCTTCGGCCAGGTCGGCTTCGGCACCGGCGGCTGGGACACCGACTTCCCCAACTCCATCCTGGAGATCCTCCGCGTCGTCTACACCGGAGCCGACGACGAGCACCGCAGCATCGTCGGCGGCAGCAGGCAGCTCCCGCTGCGGCTGTGGGAGCACGCCCCGGCAGACATCGCTTTCTGGCCGTCGGGCACCAGCCTGAGCACGCTGCACGGCGGCCGGCCGCAGCCCGGCGTCGCGCGGCTGCACCGGACGGCACCCGGCAACGTCACCGTGACGGACACGGACGGACACATCCGGACGTTCCCGGCGGCGGTGTTCACCGCGCAGAGCTGGATGCTGCTGTCGAAGATCGAGTGCGACGAAGCGCTCTTCCCGATCGACCACTGGACGGCGATCGAGCGCACGCACTACATGGCGTCGTCGAAGGTGTTCGTGCCGGTCGACCGCCCGTTCTGGCTGGACCGCGACCCGGTGACCGGCCGCGACGCGCTGAGCATGACGCTCACCGACCGGATGCCCCGCGGCACGTACCTGCTCGGCGACGACCCGGCGAAGCCCGCGGTGATCTGCCTGTCCTACACCTGGGCCGACGACTCGCTGAAGTGGCTGCCGCTGTCGGTGGGCGAGCGCGTCGAGGTCATGCTGCAGTCGCTGCGCGAGATCTACCCGGGTGTCGACGTCCGGCGGCACATCATCGGCGACCCGGTGACCGTGTCGTGGGAGGCCGAACCGCACTTCATGGGCGCGTTCAAGGCGAACCTGCCCGGCCACTACCGCTACCAGCAGCGGCTGTTCACGCACTTCGTCCAGGACGAGCTGCCGCCGGCGTACCGGGGCCTGTTCCTGGCGGGCGACGACATCTCGTGGACGGCGGGCTGGGCCGAGGGCGCGGTCCAGACCGCGCTGAACGCCGTGTGGGGCGTGCTGCACCACTTCGGCGGGTCCACCGATCCGGCGAATCCGGGCCCGGGTGACGGCTTCGCGGACATCGCGCCGATCACGCTGCCGGACTGA
- a CDS encoding amino acid permease → MTLRAATVRRKPVADLVAEGDHGTLKRSLGLGQLTMLSIGATLGSGIFVVLGEAVPVAGPAVVLSFVLAGVTALFSALSYAELAGMIPLSGSSYSYTYATLGELVAWVCGWCLVLEYGVSVASVAVGWGQYLNELLRLAFGFAIPDALSQPPGDGGVVNVPAILVVVLAMFLLLSGAKESARANAVMVVVKIGTLVLFCAIAFSAVQAKNFTPFLPLGLAGLSAGGAKLFFSYIGFDAASTAGEEAKNPQRDLPRAILLSLGIVTVLYCLVAVAAVGALPWQQFDGQEAALSHVLDVVSDNPFWAGLLAVGAIVAISSVVLTVLYGQTRILFAMSRDGLVPAALSKVDTKTGSPRVNTLVVSAFVAVLAAFIPLGKLADATSIGTLFAFGLVNVAVLMLRRSQPDRPRTFRVPLAPVTPILGVLCCAYMMLSLDGATWLVFGAWMVLGLLIYFGYGIRKSRLA, encoded by the coding sequence ATGACTCTGCGAGCCGCGACGGTGCGGCGGAAACCGGTCGCCGACCTGGTCGCCGAAGGCGATCACGGCACGTTGAAGCGGTCGCTCGGCCTCGGGCAGCTCACCATGCTCAGTATCGGGGCAACGCTGGGCAGCGGCATCTTCGTCGTGCTCGGCGAGGCCGTCCCGGTGGCCGGCCCGGCCGTGGTGCTCTCGTTCGTGCTCGCCGGCGTCACGGCGTTGTTCTCGGCGCTGTCCTACGCCGAGCTGGCCGGGATGATCCCGCTGTCCGGTTCGTCCTACTCCTACACCTACGCCACGCTCGGCGAGCTCGTCGCCTGGGTCTGCGGGTGGTGCCTGGTGCTCGAATACGGCGTCTCGGTCGCCTCCGTCGCCGTCGGCTGGGGCCAGTACCTCAACGAGCTGCTGCGCCTGGCCTTCGGCTTCGCCATCCCGGACGCGCTCAGCCAGCCACCCGGCGACGGCGGCGTCGTGAACGTACCCGCCATCCTCGTCGTCGTCCTCGCCATGTTCCTGCTGCTCTCCGGCGCGAAGGAGAGCGCGCGGGCCAACGCGGTCATGGTCGTGGTCAAGATCGGCACGCTGGTCCTCTTCTGCGCGATCGCGTTCAGCGCGGTGCAGGCGAAGAACTTCACGCCGTTCCTGCCGCTCGGGCTGGCCGGGCTGAGCGCCGGCGGGGCCAAGCTGTTCTTCTCCTACATCGGCTTCGACGCGGCCTCGACCGCCGGCGAGGAGGCGAAGAACCCGCAGCGCGACCTGCCGCGCGCGATCCTGCTCTCCCTCGGCATCGTCACCGTGCTGTACTGCCTGGTCGCCGTGGCCGCGGTCGGCGCGCTGCCGTGGCAGCAGTTCGACGGCCAGGAAGCCGCGCTCTCGCACGTCCTCGACGTCGTCTCGGACAACCCGTTCTGGGCCGGGCTGCTCGCTGTGGGCGCGATCGTGGCGATCTCCAGCGTCGTGCTGACCGTCCTCTACGGACAGACCCGCATCCTGTTCGCGATGTCCCGCGACGGCCTCGTCCCGGCCGCGCTGTCCAAAGTGGACACCAAGACCGGCTCCCCGCGGGTCAACACCCTCGTGGTGTCGGCCTTCGTCGCCGTCCTGGCCGCGTTCATCCCGCTCGGCAAGCTCGCCGACGCCACGAGCATCGGGACGCTGTTCGCGTTCGGCCTGGTCAACGTGGCCGTGCTGATGCTGCGACGCAGCCAGCCCGACCGCCCGCGGACGTTCCGCGTCCCGCTCGCGCCGGTGACGCCGATCCTGGGCGTGCTCTGCTGCGCGTACATGATGCTCAGCCTCGACGGCGCGACCTGGCTGGTCTTCGGCGCCTGGATGGTCCTGGGCCTGCTGATCTACTTCGGCTACGGGATCCGGAAGTCGAGGCTGGCATGA
- a CDS encoding pyridoxamine 5'-phosphate oxidase family protein: protein MTEAHETKNLDGTGTAAALPWSRARDLLATQTPTEDLTFFVGTVRPDGRPHAAGVGAIWVGDALYFVSGPGTRRARNLAANPACTVSVRLRGLDLTMEGEARQIDDPATLARVAAVYREGGWPATILDGGFDAPFMAASAGPAPWHLYRLTLDRAIGVATAEPHGATRWDFSR from the coding sequence ATGACTGAAGCTCACGAAACCAAGAACCTCGACGGAACCGGGACCGCGGCGGCGCTGCCGTGGAGCAGGGCGCGCGACCTCCTCGCCACCCAGACCCCCACGGAGGACCTGACGTTCTTCGTCGGGACCGTCCGCCCCGACGGGCGGCCGCACGCCGCCGGCGTCGGGGCCATCTGGGTCGGCGACGCCCTGTACTTCGTGAGCGGACCCGGCACGCGCCGGGCCCGCAACCTGGCGGCGAACCCGGCGTGCACGGTGTCGGTGCGGCTGCGCGGCCTCGACCTCACGATGGAAGGCGAGGCCCGGCAGATCGACGACCCGGCGACGCTGGCGCGGGTGGCGGCCGTCTACCGCGAGGGCGGCTGGCCCGCGACGATCCTGGACGGCGGGTTCGACGCCCCGTTCATGGCGGCGAGCGCCGGGCCGGCGCCGTGGCACCTGTACCGGCTCACGCTGGACCGGGCCATCGGCGTCGCCACCGCGGAGCCGCACGGCGCCACCCGCTGGGACTTCAGCCGCTGA